A segment of the Corylus avellana chromosome ca2, CavTom2PMs-1.0 genome:
TAGAGACTGTAGTGATTAATTTTTAGCCGAATTGTGTTTCGCATATTTGAGAAGTTTGAGGCTTTGATTTGGAGAGAGGGGGTGACTTTTACTCTTTGTTGGGAGCTGAAACTTTTACTGTGTTGGAAATCATCCTGTCCTACTGTTGTTCCTTAAAAATCCAGGTTTTTTGTACAGCACAGAGGTAAGTTGTGTCACACTTCGCTTAGAAAATCTTTAACACTCAAGTCCCACGTTGGAAAGATGATTAGCCCACGTATAATTACTAGAATATAAAGGAGCTCTTGAGTGCTAAGTCCTAGTTCCTTGCTAGGTGAGACTTGTCTTTATAAGCAATTCTATGGAACTTCAATTGCAATTTGATTAATCCTTTTGAAATAGTAACGCAAATGTAACTAGCACTTAATAAATGATACTGATGCAACTTAGCAACGCAATGTAGTAATGGAGCGGACGTCATAGATTTAAGGAAGGAGAATATAACACCCAAAtcccacattgaaaagatgatgatcccacattgagtgggtagatTATAAAATAGCTCATAGGTGCTAAGTCTTGCATAGTTTCCTTACTAGGCGAGACTAAGTTTTATATGCGATTCTACAGAGCTCCAATTATAACTTCACTACTTCTTTTGGAGTATGGCTATCGCTTGCCCTAAGTTGCTACAAATTCTCTATAACTCATGAACTCTTTTTTAGGTGTTTGTACTGGTATCATGGTTAATGACTTGCCTAAACAATATTCCCTCCTCCAGTTTTAACTCAATATATGTCCAAGCCACATGTCTCAGAAGGCTGTATTGTccaatcatttaatttttcccaCGGGACCAGTAACAACATGTCTTTGCATGATGTAATCTTTGTTTTTGTACATCAAGTAGGTATATTTTGTTCTtatatctatttttttgttCTGCAGAGTTCACTTTTTGAGAATatgtaaataaatttaatttgatcTCCATAATGATGGATTTATCAGGTAAAAGATGCTCTGGTCCAGTTTGAAACAGCACTTAATTTGGATCCTAACCCAATGGAGGCCCAAGCTGCACTTTATAACAAAGCATGTTGTCACGCCTAccggtaatttttttttttttctggatgaTATGGTTTTCAggatttccttttgttttgtcaCTATTCATGTCATTTCATTGGACCTATTTCTTCCTTTGTTTTAGTATCAACATTATTCAATTACATGGAAATCACTTGTAAAGGGTGAAATGAATGATAAGCATTATTAAAATGATACAATATGAACTCCTGTTAAGGAGTATGTTACATTAATGCTTACTTGAAATTGCTTCCCAACCATATAGTGTAGCTTGTCtattaaaactcaaaatttaGAATCTTCTTTCAAAGAAAGGCCTTGAATAGTCACAGATACTTACATATGGTTATTAGGCAAGCATCGAATCCAATCAATTTTCCTGACATCCACATGCTCTTCTTAAAAAGAATTACCTAGATAAACAGCTGTTAAAAGGTTTTCTTTGTATCTTTCTCTTAGCCTAGTGTTTCAAACCAAATTTTGAATTCATCTTTAAGAATTGCTTTACAAAGCTGATGGATCTAgtttttttcattcttatttGGAGGAAGAGGGGAAGGAAAAAAAGCCGCTGATTGTCTACGAACTGCATTGAGAGAATATAACCTTAAATTTGGTACAATTCTGAATGATCCTGACTTGGCCTCCTTTAGAGCTTTGCCTGAATTCAAAGAATTGCAAGAAGAGGTTTGTTGCTAAACTTTGGGTTCTTAAGTTGTGTTTGTTTCAACATAAAACATTCTTCAGAGATTATCTACATTTTCCATTCTTAGGTGTAGTTAAAAACCTTATTTAACAGAAAACAATTTCCTAGTCCGCAGAAAACTAAGCAAAACAAGCGAAAAATGATTCTTTCTAAAAAGGTAAACATTTTCCAAACGTTAAAACAAGCGAAAAATGATTCTTTCTAAAAAGGTAAACATTTTCCAAACGTTAAAAGCCTCTCTCTTGAGGCCTTAGCCCTTGCCACCATGGCCAACCTAAGCCCCAGTGTCACTACCCTTGTCATTGAAGTCCTTGTCAGACATGCTGGTCTAGATGATGTTGTTGGATCAAGTGCCACCATTGATGACCTGGCCACTCCAGATTGTCAGCCTTGAGTACACCATCATGATAATAACATGGATGTGCATGAGGAGTGTGGCAGCAAAGTGGATGCTACTGATGCTACAGAGGATGACGACAAGGGCCATAGAGATCTTGGCATACTTGTGGTCAAGCTTCTCAAGGTGAGGTTGATGCCTTGACAGGCCATGCTGACCATTCGGACAATGCTACCAACGATGACCTTGCCGCTCAAGTAGCAAGCACGGAGTGCACCATCTTGATAATAACATCATTGTGATGGAGGCAAGCAGGCGGCAATTTGGATGCTATTGGTGCAACAAAGGATGATGTCAAGGTCCATATATATCTCAGCATACTTGCAGTTCTCAGGGTGAGATTGATGCCTCGGCAGGCCAAGATGATCACATGAATGGCCTAGTTGACTATGTGCAGGCACTCAAAGACGTTGACAACGGAGTTATCGTTGTTGTGGTCCGCGGTGGTGATACCGAGATGGTACATCAAGAGGTAGTTACTCTCCACACTGACAAATGGCCTGGCTTGTTGAGGTGCCAAGGGGTTGTCACCACAGGAGGCACTGGGGTCGTCATCAACAGCAAGAAGCATCAGATTGTTCTATCAAGAGTTAGCAGAAAAGCTTAAGCAGGTTTGGCGGAAGGCAGAAACTGCAACGAGTGTACGGGCTGGTGGAAACCGCTCACGAGTCTAGACGAGGCTCTTGAATTAGTTTGCgagttggagagagagagagaggaggggagGGGGGGCTAAATAGGAGATTGTAAAGAACTTAGGACTGATTTTCAATACAATCCAAACTACAAAAGAATGTTTTCGAGattatttttaaggttttaagCCAAACAACAGAAACGTTAATACTTTTTTCTTAAGATATTTTctactgaaaacattttccaatggaaaatattttatagtgAAACAAATAGATCCTTAATGTCTATTCCTgttttgtccttttctttttacttttatcttttttgcgCAATGGAATTTTGTCAAGCCACCTTTAACCTTTAGAACTAAATATTTCACCTCATcttcagcttcttcttttttttctttttctttttttctaaccaTGCCAAAATAGGAATTGATAGAATCTCTTGAAAGGATTTTAACTATGATTAAACCCTCACCATGATTTCTTCTATCTATGGATTCAAATTCTAAGACGTTATATCTCACaactatttgttatttttacagGCTAGGTTGGGTGGGGAAGACATAGGCTACGGTTTCCGAAGAGATCTCAAACTCATTAGTGAAGTCCAAGCACCATTCCGGGGTGTTAGGAGATTCTTTTATGTGGCATTCTCTGCAGCTGCAGGAATATCAACGTTCTTTACTATACCCAGGCTATTTCGTGCAATTAAAGGTGGTGATGATGCACCTGATTTATGGGAAACTGCTGGAAATGTTGCCATTAATGTTGGAGGTAAACACTGAGCTTTTACTTACATAAGAAGAGATTGGAATGTAATTGATATACGTTGTCTTTGGTGAATGATCTTAAGTTTAAAATGGTCAATAGGGAAAAAGTATGATTATTTAGAAAATGCTTTATAACTTGTTTCTTAAAATGACTAAGCTTTTGAATCAGCATTCTACAGGTATCATTGTCCTGGTGGCACTGTTTTTATGGGACAACAAGAAAGAGGAGGAACAACTTGCCCAGATATCCCGAGATGAAACCCTATCAAGGTTGCCTTTGCGCCTTACCACTAATCGAGTTGTTGAACTCGTGCAGCTGCGAGACACTGTTAGGCCAGTTAGTATCAACACTTAATTTTACTTAAATTGTTCCTGTCAGAATTTGTGTGCACTATTCTAGATTACTTTTCATGCACCAATGTCATCAAAAGTATTGCCCTAAATATTGGTTGCATCTTTCTTCATCTCTACttataaagcaagagaagaatgTTATGCAAATTCAGATTAGACAGTTTCAGTTTTTCTGAAAATGTCTATTCCTCTGTATATTCATGAATATATTGTGATACTTTCCAGAGTGGTACTACTTCAACATGAACTACTAggttacttttaaaattttaggactGTTATGTCAAGGCAGAGTGGTAAATTTTGCTTCCAATGCAGTTTGAAGCATCTCATTGATGCTCATGCATGTCGAAAGCAACCAGAAATTTCTGGCAATGATATGTCTTTTACTTTCTTCCCCCTTTTCCATATTTTCTGAGAAATTAACATCA
Coding sequences within it:
- the LOC132170531 gene encoding protein LOW PSII ACCUMULATION 1, chloroplastic isoform X2 is translated as MLWSSLKQHLIWILTQWRPKLHFITKHVVTPTGRGEGKKAADCLRTALREYNLKFGTILNDPDLASFRALPEFKELQEEARLGGEDIGYGFRRDLKLISEVQAPFRGVRRFFYVAFSAAAGISTFFTIPRLFRAIKGGDDAPDLWETAGNVAINVGGIIVLVALFLWDNKKEEEQLAQISRDETLSRLPLRLTTNRVVELVQLRDTVRPVILAGKKETVSLAMQKAERVRTELLKRGVLLVPVIWGQGKEPQIEKKGFGVPPKAAAALPSIGEDFEKRAQSISAKSRLKAEIRFKAEVVSPAEWERWIRDEQQSEGVTPGEDVYIILRLDGRVRRSGRGMPDWQEIVQELPPLEALLSKLER